Within Sporanaerobacter acetigenes DSM 13106, the genomic segment CAGAAATTCCATATCAGGTAAATAAAGCTAAATTAATTGTAAAAATAGCAGAATTAGTTAGGGATAAAAGGCTTGAAGGAATATCTGATTTAAGAGATGAATCTGATAGAGAAGGTATGAGAATAGTAATTGAGCTAAAAAGAGATGCAAATCCCAATGTAGTATTAAACAATTTATATAAGCATACTCAAATGCAAGAAACTTTTGGTGTGATAATGCTTGCTTTAGTAAATGATGAACCTAAGATACTTAATTTAAGGCAAGTTCTAAGACATTATTTGGATTATCAAAAAGAGATAATTATAAAAAGGACTCAATATGATTTAAATAAAGCAGAAGAAAGAGCACACATATTAGAAGGACTTAAAATTGCTCTTGATCATATAGATGAAGTGATAAATATCATAAGGAGTTCAAAAGAAGAAAGTATTGCAAGAGAAAAACTTATGACTAGTTTCGGACTTTCAGAAAAACAAGCCCAAGCTATTCTTGATATGAGACTTAGAAGACTTACTGGATTAGAAAGAGAAAAAATTGAGGAAGAATATGAAGAACTAATAAAAGAAATAAATAAATATAGAGAAATCCTTGCCAATGACAGATTGATATATCAGATAATAAGAGAAGAATTATTGGATATAAAGGATAAATATGGGGATAAAAGAAGAACAGCTATCATGCCATCCCAAGATGAGATTGATATTGAAGATATGATTGAAGAAGAAGATGTAGTTATTACATTAACTCATCTTGGATATATAAAGAGATTGCCTGAAGATACCTATAAGACCCAAAAAAGAGGTGGACGTGGAATCACGGCTATAACTACAAGAGAAGAAGATTTTGTTGAACATTTATTTATAACTTCAACTCATGATACTATTCTTTTCTTTACCAATGAAGGAAGGGTATTTGCTCTGAAAGCATATGAGATACCGGAAGGCAAAAGACAATCTAAAGGTATGGCTATAATTAATTTATTAAATTTAAGTGGAAGTGAAAAAATAAATGCAGTCATACCAATAAGAGAATATGATCCAGAAAGTAATTTAGTATTTGTCACTAAAAAAGGAATTGTTAAAAAGACAAGATTTGAACAATTCAAGAATATTAGGAAAAATGGTCTTATAGCAATTACTTTAAAAGAAGATGATGAGCTTATTAGTGTGAGAAAAACTCATGGAAATAGAGAATTCATACTTGTGACTAAAGATGGAATGTCAATAAGGTTCCATGAAAAAGATGTTCGTGAAATGGGAAGAACAGCTGCTGGAGTTAAAGCTATAAATTTAAATGAAAAGGATCAAGTAGTGGGAATGGATTTGGTAGAAGAAGGCAAATATCTATTGGTAATAAGTGAAAATGGATATGGAAAGAGGACTTCCCTTGAAGAATACAAAACTCAAACCAGAGGTGGAAAAGGAATTAAGACTTATCATGTAAAAGATAAAACTGGTCCATTAGTTTCTGCAAAAGTAGTAGATATGAGTGATGAAATAATGCTTATATCAATGGCAGGGATAATTATAAGACTTAGCGTTGAAGGTGTTTCAGAAATGGGGAGAAATACCCAAGGTGTAACTTTGATGAGAATTGAAGGAGAAGATAAAGTAGTAGCTGTAGCTAAATATATTGGAGAATAGAAAAAATCCTCATATTGAAAAATATGAGGATTTTTTTACATGAGAAAACCTAGTGAATTACTTTACTTTATTTCCAAATTATTATAAAATTAGTTTAGATTGATTTAGTTAAAAGGAGGGGATAATTTATGTCATTAGATATAGAAATAAAATTTAATGAAAAAGAAAATACTTGGGTTATAAGTCCTATAGGAGAGATAGATATATATACTTCACCAAAGATAAAAGAAATATTATTTGAATCATTAGAAGAGAAAAATTCAAATATATTGATAGATGGTGAAAAATTGGATTATATCGATAGCACAGGGCTTGGAGTTTTAATAAGTATACTTAAAAAAGTAAGAGAAAGTGAGAATCATATTACAATTATCAATTTAAAATCTAATATACGAAAATTGTTTGATATAACAGGATTAGATAAAGTTTTCATAATTGAGGAGTGAAAAAGATGGAAAGAGATTTAATTACACTTAAGATTCCAAATAAGCCAAGCTATGTAGGAGTTATAAGACTTACTACTTCTTCTATAGCAAGTCAGGCGGG encodes:
- the gyrA gene encoding DNA gyrase subunit A, with protein sequence MDKEESKIISVDIEEEMKKSYLDYAMSVIVSRALPDVRDGLKPVHRRILYAMNELGLSPDKQYRKSARVVGDVLGKYHPHSDTSVYDAMVRLAQDFNIRYTLVDGHGNFGSVDGDSAAAMRYTEVKMTKLAVEMLRDINKETVDYRPNFDESLKEPVVLPSRFPNLLVNGSSGIAVGMATNIPPHNLREVIDGIVAMIDNPDIDIESLMKIIKGPDFPTGAMIMGKEGIKSAYRTGRGKIIIRAKAEIETNEKGKNKIIVTEIPYQVNKAKLIVKIAELVRDKRLEGISDLRDESDREGMRIVIELKRDANPNVVLNNLYKHTQMQETFGVIMLALVNDEPKILNLRQVLRHYLDYQKEIIIKRTQYDLNKAEERAHILEGLKIALDHIDEVINIIRSSKEESIAREKLMTSFGLSEKQAQAILDMRLRRLTGLEREKIEEEYEELIKEINKYREILANDRLIYQIIREELLDIKDKYGDKRRTAIMPSQDEIDIEDMIEEEDVVITLTHLGYIKRLPEDTYKTQKRGGRGITAITTREEDFVEHLFITSTHDTILFFTNEGRVFALKAYEIPEGKRQSKGMAIINLLNLSGSEKINAVIPIREYDPESNLVFVTKKGIVKKTRFEQFKNIRKNGLIAITLKEDDELISVRKTHGNREFILVTKDGMSIRFHEKDVREMGRTAAGVKAINLNEKDQVVGMDLVEEGKYLLVISENGYGKRTSLEEYKTQTRGGKGIKTYHVKDKTGPLVSAKVVDMSDEIMLISMAGIIIRLSVEGVSEMGRNTQGVTLMRIEGEDKVVAVAKYIGE
- a CDS encoding STAS domain-containing protein, yielding MSLDIEIKFNEKENTWVISPIGEIDIYTSPKIKEILFESLEEKNSNILIDGEKLDYIDSTGLGVLISILKKVRESENHITIINLKSNIRKLFDITGLDKVFIIEE